One window of the Daphnia pulex isolate KAP4 chromosome 8, ASM2113471v1 genome contains the following:
- the LOC124200033 gene encoding lachesin-like, with protein sequence MAQLLASSITWIWIGTFCFTATAPLIAAGRVHSDGTSWGFEPEFTDSMTNVTVATGRDAVLSCSVTNLGGHKVGWVKADTKAIQAIHLIVVTHNPRVSVEHIGSSQWKLIIKNVRKEDAGFYMAQINTDPMKSQVTYLDVTEPPDIIDERTPGELRVRENEALKLTCEARGNPAPRITWKREDGHDLHLTSRDEHKGTGGSFRNKSHGGPSVYSVDGETLRINQVSKRHMGVYYCIASNGVPPSVSKRVAVTVLFAPTVTVDNQIVGVPLGNNVTLGCIVESSPKSINVWYKDDKMIANSSRLSYEEKVESSYRVRMILTIGHFRKTDVGKYECRCRNELGEAEGTIKLHDLKPLITTTTTTPPPIFMMGENDIYPLIIGTTAWTHVLQRDRVLTTTGRPQDRPDSVGDLPTQPIGDAEFLPAGSASSNNHNRHGHEMMKATLRPRSGGHSSSAASSTRLAVGRQSAVSAAAVVMMTATVIALVLS encoded by the exons ATGGCCCAGCTGTTGGCTTCCAGCATCACTTGGATCTGGATCGGCACTTTCTGCTTCACTGCTACCGCTCCTTTGATTGCTG cgGGTCGTGTTCATTCAGATGGCACCAGTTGGGGCTTCGAACCCGAATTCACTGACAGCATGACCAACGTGACAGTTGCCACTGGCCGGGATGCGGTACTGAGTTGCAGCGTTACCAATCTTGGTGGACACAAG GTCGGTTGGGTGAAAGCCGACACCAAAGCCATCCAAGCCATCCACTTGATTGTAGTGACGCACAATCCGCGCGTTTCGGTCGAGCACATCGGCTCCAGTCAGTGGAAATTGATCATCAAGAACGTCCGCAAGGAAGACGCCGGGTTCTACATGGCCCAAATAA ACACCGACCCCATGAAGAGTCAG GTGACTTACCTTGACGTGACAGAACCGCCGGACATTATCGACGAGCGGACGCCGGGCGAATTGCGAGTTCGGGAGAACGAAGCGCTCAAGTTGACATGCGAGGCCAGGGGGAATCCCGCGCCTCGGATCACCTGGAAACGGGAAGACGGTCACGATCTGCACCTGACCAGTCGAGACGAACATAAAG GGACTGGAGGGTCCTTTCGGAATAAAAGTCACGGAGGCCCGTCTGTCTACAGCGTCGACGGCGAAACATTGCGGATCAACCAAGTCTCCAAACGCCATATGGGCGTCTACTACTGCATCGCCTCCAACGGCGTCCCGCCGTCCGTCAGCAAGCGGGTCGCAGTCACCGTTTTGT tCGCTCCGACAGTAACGGTGGACAATCAAATTGTGGGCGTGCCTTTGGGGAACAACGTGACTCTGGGGTGTATCGTCGAATCCTCTCCAAAATCGATCAACGTCTGGTACAAAGATG ACAAAATGATAGCCAATAGCAGTCGACTGAGTTACGAGGAGAAGGTCGAATCGTCCTATCGAGTCCGCATGATCCTCACTATTGGACACTTCCGCAAAACGGATGTTGGCAAATACGAGTGTCGTTGTAGAAACGAGCTCGGAGAAGCCGAGGGAACCATCAAACTGCACG atttgaAGCCGCTgattacgacgacgacgacgactccgCCGCCGATTTTTATGATGGGCGAGAACGACATCTACCCGCTGATCATCGGCACGACGGCGTGGACTCACGTCCTGCAGCGGGATCGAGTTTTGACCACCACGGGCCGGCCTCAAGATCGTCCCGACAGCGTCGGCGATCTGCCGACGCAGCCGATCGGCGACGCCGAATTCCTTCCGGCCGGATCGGCATCCAGTAACAACCACAACCGACACGGTCACGAAATGATGAAGGCCACATTGCGACCGCGCTCGGGAGGTCACTCTTCCTCTGCAGCCTCGTCCACCAGGTTGGCCGTCGGCCGTCAATCCGCCGTGAGCGCAGCAGCCGTTGTCATGATGACGGCCACCGTCATCGCCCTGGTGTTGTCATAA